CCGCAACAGCTACCTCCTGCCCGAACACACCCCCAACCACACCTTCGACCTGGTCGAGGTGTACGGCACCGACGGGGTCGGCCACGTCGACCTCGGGCACCCCACGCTGCTCGTGCAGGCCGAGCGGACGGAGGCGCCGGACTGGCTGCTCTCCCCGGCCGACGGCGGTGGCGCGCTCGCCGCCGAGCTGCGGCACTTCCTGCGCCGGCTGGACGGCAGCGAGCCCACCCCGGTCGTTCCCCTCGCCGACGGGCTGCACGTGGTGCAGATCGCCGCCGCCGTCGTCGACAGCGCCACCGCCGACGGCGCCCCCCGCCGAGTTCCCCATCCCCCTCGCTGACAGGAGCTTCTGCTGATGATCCGACGTAGATTGGCCGCCGGCGTCGTCGCCGCCGGCATGGCCGCCGCCGCGTTGCTCTCCGGGTGCGGAGGTGACGACGCCTCGGACGGCCCGGTCACCCTCAAGGTGCTGACCTGGGAGCCGGGCGGCACCGAGTACTGGAAGCAGGTCAAGACCAGCTTCGAGGCCAGCCACCCGGACATCAAGCTGGACATGCAGTCGGTGCCGTTCGACAAGTACCCCGAGGTGCAGGGCCCTTACATCACGTCCCAGTCGGGGCCGGACGTGATGGCCAACAACGCCGGCCTGGAGCTGTTCGACCGGCGCGGCGCGTACGTGCCGCTGGGCGACAAGGCCGCCGAGATCAACAAGGACCTCGTCACCTACAGCGGTGCCTGCGAGGGCTTCGACACCGCCAAGCCCTGCTACGGCGTGCCCTTCTCGTACCAGGGCAACGTCCTCTACTACAACAAGAGCATCCTGACCGCCGCCGGACTCGACCCCGAGAAGCCGCCGGCGACCTGGACCGAGTTCAGCGCCGCCTGCGAGGCGGTGAAGAAGGCCGGCAAGACCTGCCTGGCCCTGGGGCTGTCGGGCACCTTCCCCGCGTACTGGGACTTCCCCGAGATCGCCCGCAGCTACCTCAGCGAGGACGACATCCGCGGCCTGCTGGCCGGCACCCTGTCCTGGAAGGACCCGAAGCTGGTCGCGGTGCTGGAGAAGCTCGCCGAGATCACCACCAAGGGCTGGGCGAACAGCAACGCGCCGTCGATCACGATGCTTCCCGACGGCGCGGACATCTTCCAGCGCGGCGACGCCGCGTTCGCCGGGACGATCATCTCCGACGCCGTGAACTGGGAGGCGTTCGGCAAGGCCCTTGGCGACGACAAGCTCGGCGTCACCCGCTGGCCGGCAGCCGAACCCACCGCCGCGCTGGCGCAGAAGTTCTCCGGCATCGAGGGCGCCGTCTACGGCGTGACGAAGTGGAGCGAGAAGAAGGACGCCGGGCTGGAGTTCATCACCTGGCTCGCCGGCAAGGAGAACGGCGAGCTGTGGGTGAAGCACGCCAAGGGCCAGCCGCTGAACAAGAACGTCGACAAGGCGCTGCTGCCCTCCTCGCCGGCCTTCCAGAAGATCCAGGAGCTGGTCGCCGAGCCGACCCTGCACGCCGGGGTGATGCTCTCCGGACCCGAGGCCGACGCGCTGGCCCGCGGCTGGCAGCAGGTGAGCCTCGGTCAGCTCACCGTCGACAAGTGGGCCGAGCAGATGCAGCAGGCGCTGGAGCGCAGCCCCACCAAGAAGCAGGGCAACTAGCCGTACGGGGCGGGGCGGAGACGCCCCGCCCCGCCAGCCGGAGAAGGAAGCCAGATGACGATCTCCACCGCGCCGGTGCCGGAGCCGGTGGCCGCCGACAAGCCGACCCGACCCGCCCGGCGGCCCCCGCGCCCCGGCCGTGCCCGCGAGTGGTGGCTGGGCGCCGTGCTGGTGCTGCCCGCGCTGGTCCTGGCCGTGATGTTCAAGGTGGTGCCCCTGATCCGGGGAGTGATCACCAGCACCGAGTCGTCCAGCGGGTTCGGTGGCAGCTCGTTCGCCGGGGCCGACAACTACACCCGCATGCTCGACGACCCGATGGTGCTCACCAGCTTCCGCAACGCCCTGCTGGTGGTGGCCACCCTGCCGGTGTGGATCGTGCTGCCGCTGGTGCTGGCGCTGCTGATCCACCAGCGTTCGCCGGGCTGGAAGTTCTTCCGGGCCGTCTACTTCGTCCCGTACACCATCGCCCCGATCGTCGTCGGGATCATGTTCCGGCAGATCCTCGCCCCCGACGGACCCCTGAACGCCCTGCTGCGTACGGTCGGCCTCGAACCGCTGGCGATCCAGTGGCTCAACGGCCGCTACAGCGCGCTGTTCGCACTGGTCGCGGTCGCGCTGTGGAGTTTCTTCGGCCTGGGCGTGATGACCTACCTGGCCGGGCTGGCCACCATCCCCGAGGAGACCCTCGAAGCGGCCTACCTCGACGGCGCCGGGTTCTGGCGGCGCCTGCTCTCCGTGGTGGTGCCGATGCTGCGGCCCACCGTGGCGTACTGGAGCGTGCTGTGCGCCTCGGGCGTCCTGATCTGGCTCTTCCCGCTGATCTACGCGCTGACCCAGGGCGGGCCGGGCGACGCCACGATGCTGCCGGAGTACCTGGTCTTCCTGACCACCTTCCAGTTCCTCGACCGCGGCTACGGCTCCGCCATCGGCATCGCGCTGTTCGTCTTCGTCGCCGTGCTCTCGATCTTCAGCGTGCGGCACATGTTCACAGAGGGGACCAGGAAGCCGCGATGAACCAGCGCCAATTCGCCCGCGCCGGGCGCTACCTGCTCACGTTCGCGCTGGTCGTCGTCGCGGTCGCGGCGGTCTACCCGCTGCTGTTCACGGTGGTCAGCTCGCTGAAGACGCAGACGGGCTTCGCCCAGGACCCGCTGGGCCTGCCGAGCGGGATCACCCTCGACAACTACCTCGAGGCGTTCCGCCGGATGGACATGCCCCGGCTGCTGCTCAACTCGCTGATCACCACCGTGGGCGGGCTGGTGCTGTCGGTGCTCGCCGCGCTGCTGGTCGCGTACGCGGTGACGAAGCTGCGCTTCCGCGGCGGCAAGGTGGTCTTCCTGCTGATCATCATCACCCTGACCATCCCCGGTCAGGCGATCATCTACCCGCTCTACCAGACGGTGCTGGACCTGGGCATGTCCGGCGAGTACCAGGGGCTGATCCTGGCGTACGCGGCGTTCGGGCTGCCGCTGGGCACCTACCAGCTCGCCGGCTACTTCCAGCAGGTGCCCGACGAGCTGATCGAGGCGGCCCGGGTCGACGGCGCGGGCCACTTCACCATCCTGTTCCGGCTGCTGGCGCCGATCGCCGCGCCGGCACTCGCGGCGCTGGCCATCTTCAACTTCGTCTGGATGTGGAACGACCTGCTGCTGCCCCTGGTCATCATGGGCGGTTCGGACAGCAAGACCCTGATGGTCGGCGTCTCCCTGCTCAGCGGCCAGTACGACGTGTCGGTGCCGCTGGTCAGCGCCGGCCTGATCGTCGCCCTGCTGCCGGTGCTGATCATCTACCTGGTCTTCCAGCGTCAGCTCGTCTCCGGCGCGCTCGCCGGCTCCGGCAAGTGAGCCCGCCGGCGGAGGGCCCCGGTGCCGGCGGCCCCGGCTCCGGCGGTCTCGTGCCCGGTTCCGGCGGCACCGGGCCGGCGGCCGATCCCGGGGCTTCGGGGCCCGGGGCGCAGCTGTGCCACCTCTACCGGCTGCGCCCGGGCGCCGAGGGGGAGTACGAGCGCCGGCACGCCGAGATCTGGCCGGAGATGTCGGCGCTGCTGGACGAGGCCGGCGTCTACGACTACCACATCTACCGGCACGGACTGCTGCTGATCTGCGTGCTGCGGACCCGCGACGGCTACCCGCGGGCGCGCCGGGTCACCGCGGCCTCCGCCGTGCAGGCGCGGTGGACGCGGTCACTGGCGCACCTGTTCGCCGAGATCGCCGACGCCGACGGCGAGCCGCTGTGGGCCTACCCGGTCTTCCACCACGCGGGCCGGCCGCCACCGGCGTGAGCGTGGCGGTCCGTACGACGGTTGCCCGGCGGGCTCGCCCGCCGGGCAACCGTCGCGTGTGCTCAGACCGCGTACGCGACGGAGCCGTCCGCGCGCAGCGGGATGCGGTGCAGGGGGCGGCCCGTCAGGTCCAGGGGCACGGCGTCGGTGAGGTCCAGGGTCACGCCGAGCCCGGGCTCCTCGGGCACCGGCAGGAACCCGCCCTCGCGCCGCACGCAGGCCCGCGCCGGTCCGTCGGCCAGCTGGTCGTCGAGGGGGGAGTACTCCTGCACCACGAAGTTGGGGATGGCGGTGTCCAGGTGCACCGAGGCCATCGTCAGCAGCGGGCCGAGGCAGTTGTGGCTGACCACGGCGGCGTGGTGCGCCTCGGCCAGCGCCGCGATCTTGCGGGCGTGACTGATGCCGCCGGCCAGGCCCAGGTCGGGGCGGACGTACTGGGCGCCGCCCTGGGCGAGCAGCTCCTTGAACTCCCAGATGGTGTGCAGCCGTTCCCCGTTGGCCATGGGCACGCCGAGCGCCCGGCGGGCGACGTCGGCCTGGCTGCTGACGCTGTCGATCTGGATCGGGTCCTCCACCAGCAACGGCAGGTGCCGGGCCAGCGCGGGCACGACCGCCTCCGCCTGCAACGGGGTGAGCTTGCGGTGCAGCTCGACGAGCAGGTCCACGTCGGGGCCGACGGTGTCGCGGACGGCGGCCGTGGTGGCCTCGGTGGACATGACCAGCCGGGCCAGCGACAGGTCGGCGTAGTCGGCCGGCAGCGGGTCGAACTTGACCGCGGTGAAGCCGTCGGCCACGGCCGCCGCCGCCTGCGCCGCCAGCGCCTCCGCGCCGGTGCCCGGCAGCAGCAGGTGCAGGCGGATCCGTTCGCGTACCCGGCCACCCAGCAGTTGCCAGACCGGGACACCGAGTCGCTTGCCGAGCAGGTCCCACAGGGCGATGTCCACCGCGGCGACGGCGGCGGAGAGCACCGAACCCCGGAACGGGCCCATCCGGTAGAGGTGGTGCCAGTGGTGCTCGATGCGGCCGGGGTCGGCGCCGAGCAGATGGGGACGGAACGCCTCCACCACGGCGTGCACCGCGGCGGGGTAGCCCCAGCAGGCGGACTGCCCGACGCCGACCAGCCCGTCCGATGTGTGCAGCTGGACGAAGTGCGCGTCGCCCAGCACCACCGAGTCGACGGCGGTGATCTCCATACCTGCCCCCAAAATTAGAGACCAATAACGGCCAGAAACTTGCTACTGCACTCTTCCATAGGCTTGCAGGGCTGGTCTAGGCTTCGGAACGAACGAGCCGCAATAAGGCTCTAACTGCTTTTGGGGGTGTGATGGGTCTGCCGGACGACTATCGGCTCATGGCCCGGATCCGCCGGTTCGAGGAGCGGCTGGCCGCCCTCAAGGACGACGGCGAGATCCCGGGTTCGATCCACCTGTGCAATGGCCAGGAGGCGATCCCGGTCGGCGCCTGCCGGGCGCTACGCGACGGCGACCACGTGACCGCCACCTACCGGGGCCACGGCTGGGCGGTCGCCCGGGGCGTGGACATGGTCGGGCTCTTCGCCGAGATGATGGGGCGCGACTCCGCCCTCTGCGGCGGTCGGGCCGCCTCGCCGTACCTGTCCGACCCGAGCCGCTGGTTCGTCGGGGAGAACTCCATCGTCGGCGCCGGAGTGCCGGTCGCCGCCGGCGCCGCGCTCACCGCGCAACGCACCGGCAGCGGCGCGGTCTCGCTGGTCAGCATCGGTGACGGCGCGATGAACCAGGGCAACGTCCACGAGGGGATCAACCTCGCCGCCGTGCTGGACCTGCCGCTGGTGCTGGTCGTGGAGAACAACGTCTACTCCGAGATGTCCCGGATCGAGGACATGGTCCGCGTCCGCCAGCTCGCCGAACGCGCCGCCGGGTACGGCATCCCCGGCCGGGTCGTCGACGGCAACGACGCCGACGCCGTGGCCGAGGCCGTCACCGAGGCCGTCACGCGGGCCCGCGAGGGCGCCGGACCCTCCATCGTGGAGGCCATGACCGAACGGCTGGTCGGCCACTACAGCGGCGACGTGCAGCACTACCGGCCGGCCGGCGAGATCGCCGCCGCCCGTGGCCGCGAGCCTCTGGCCCGGATCCGGCAGGCCGCCGACCCCGCGCTCACCGCCCGGCTCGACGCCATCGACGCCGAGGTGGCCGCCGAGGTCGAGGCCGCCGTCACCGCCGCCCGCGCCGTGCCGTTCCCGGACCCGGCGACCGCCAAGGAGCACGTCCATGTCTGAGTCCCTGCGCTACATCCAGGCCGTCAACGCCGCGCTCACCTGGGCCCTGGACAGCCGCGACGACACCGTCTACTTCGGTGAGGACGTCGCCCTTCCCGGTGGGCCGTTCGGCGCCACGAAGGGGCTGCACAAGCGGTTCGGCTCCGCCCGCATCTTCGACACCCCGATCTCCGAGACCGGCTTCCTCGGCATGGCCCTCGGGGCGGCGATGACCGGCCTGCGCCCGATCGCCGAGATCATGTACGCCGACTTCTCGTTCGTGGCGATGGACCAGTTCGTCAACCAGATCTCCACCATCCACTACTCCAGCAACGGCCGGTGGAGGGCCCCGCTGGTGATCCGGATGCAGCAGGGCTACTCGCCCGGCGCCTGCGCCCAGCACTCCCACTCGCCGGAGGCGTACTTCGCGCACACCCCCGGCCTGCGGGTCGCGCTGCCGGCCACCCCCGACGACGCGTACCAGATGCTGCGCACCGCCGTGATCAGCGACGATCCCGTGGTCGTCGCCGAGGCGCGGATGCTCTACCCGACGCGCGGACCCGTGCGCACCGACGCCCCGGTCGAACCCGTCGGCGGTGCCCGCGTGGTCCGCCCGGGCGACGACGTCACCGTGGTCGCCTGGTCCCGGATGGTCGGCGCCGCCCTCGACGCGGCGGGTGAGCTGGCCGAGGAGGGCATCGAGGCCGAGGTGATCGACCTGCG
The nucleotide sequence above comes from Micromonospora sp. M71_S20. Encoded proteins:
- a CDS encoding ABC transporter substrate-binding protein, translated to MIRRRLAAGVVAAGMAAAALLSGCGGDDASDGPVTLKVLTWEPGGTEYWKQVKTSFEASHPDIKLDMQSVPFDKYPEVQGPYITSQSGPDVMANNAGLELFDRRGAYVPLGDKAAEINKDLVTYSGACEGFDTAKPCYGVPFSYQGNVLYYNKSILTAAGLDPEKPPATWTEFSAACEAVKKAGKTCLALGLSGTFPAYWDFPEIARSYLSEDDIRGLLAGTLSWKDPKLVAVLEKLAEITTKGWANSNAPSITMLPDGADIFQRGDAAFAGTIISDAVNWEAFGKALGDDKLGVTRWPAAEPTAALAQKFSGIEGAVYGVTKWSEKKDAGLEFITWLAGKENGELWVKHAKGQPLNKNVDKALLPSSPAFQKIQELVAEPTLHAGVMLSGPEADALARGWQQVSLGQLTVDKWAEQMQQALERSPTKKQGN
- a CDS encoding carbohydrate ABC transporter permease, coding for MTISTAPVPEPVAADKPTRPARRPPRPGRAREWWLGAVLVLPALVLAVMFKVVPLIRGVITSTESSSGFGGSSFAGADNYTRMLDDPMVLTSFRNALLVVATLPVWIVLPLVLALLIHQRSPGWKFFRAVYFVPYTIAPIVVGIMFRQILAPDGPLNALLRTVGLEPLAIQWLNGRYSALFALVAVALWSFFGLGVMTYLAGLATIPEETLEAAYLDGAGFWRRLLSVVVPMLRPTVAYWSVLCASGVLIWLFPLIYALTQGGPGDATMLPEYLVFLTTFQFLDRGYGSAIGIALFVFVAVLSIFSVRHMFTEGTRKPR
- a CDS encoding carbohydrate ABC transporter permease — translated: MNQRQFARAGRYLLTFALVVVAVAAVYPLLFTVVSSLKTQTGFAQDPLGLPSGITLDNYLEAFRRMDMPRLLLNSLITTVGGLVLSVLAALLVAYAVTKLRFRGGKVVFLLIIITLTIPGQAIIYPLYQTVLDLGMSGEYQGLILAYAAFGLPLGTYQLAGYFQQVPDELIEAARVDGAGHFTILFRLLAPIAAPALAALAIFNFVWMWNDLLLPLVIMGGSDSKTLMVGVSLLSGQYDVSVPLVSAGLIVALLPVLIIYLVFQRQLVSGALAGSGK
- a CDS encoding L-rhamnose mutarotase, encoding MSPPAEGPGAGGPGSGGLVPGSGGTGPAADPGASGPGAQLCHLYRLRPGAEGEYERRHAEIWPEMSALLDEAGVYDYHIYRHGLLLICVLRTRDGYPRARRVTAASAVQARWTRSLAHLFAEIADADGEPLWAYPVFHHAGRPPPA
- a CDS encoding mandelate racemase/muconate lactonizing enzyme family protein, coding for MEITAVDSVVLGDAHFVQLHTSDGLVGVGQSACWGYPAAVHAVVEAFRPHLLGADPGRIEHHWHHLYRMGPFRGSVLSAAVAAVDIALWDLLGKRLGVPVWQLLGGRVRERIRLHLLLPGTGAEALAAQAAAAVADGFTAVKFDPLPADYADLSLARLVMSTEATTAAVRDTVGPDVDLLVELHRKLTPLQAEAVVPALARHLPLLVEDPIQIDSVSSQADVARRALGVPMANGERLHTIWEFKELLAQGGAQYVRPDLGLAGGISHARKIAALAEAHHAAVVSHNCLGPLLTMASVHLDTAIPNFVVQEYSPLDDQLADGPARACVRREGGFLPVPEEPGLGVTLDLTDAVPLDLTGRPLHRIPLRADGSVAYAV
- a CDS encoding thiamine pyrophosphate-dependent dehydrogenase E1 component subunit alpha, translating into MGLPDDYRLMARIRRFEERLAALKDDGEIPGSIHLCNGQEAIPVGACRALRDGDHVTATYRGHGWAVARGVDMVGLFAEMMGRDSALCGGRAASPYLSDPSRWFVGENSIVGAGVPVAAGAALTAQRTGSGAVSLVSIGDGAMNQGNVHEGINLAAVLDLPLVLVVENNVYSEMSRIEDMVRVRQLAERAAGYGIPGRVVDGNDADAVAEAVTEAVTRAREGAGPSIVEAMTERLVGHYSGDVQHYRPAGEIAAARGREPLARIRQAADPALTARLDAIDAEVAAEVEAAVTAARAVPFPDPATAKEHVHV
- a CDS encoding alpha-ketoacid dehydrogenase subunit beta, translating into MSESLRYIQAVNAALTWALDSRDDTVYFGEDVALPGGPFGATKGLHKRFGSARIFDTPISETGFLGMALGAAMTGLRPIAEIMYADFSFVAMDQFVNQISTIHYSSNGRWRAPLVIRMQQGYSPGACAQHSHSPEAYFAHTPGLRVALPATPDDAYQMLRTAVISDDPVVVAEARMLYPTRGPVRTDAPVEPVGGARVVRPGDDVTVVAWSRMVGAALDAAGELAEEGIEAEVIDLRWLNPLDFDTVAASVARTGRLVVAHEANLTGGFGAEIAARAAAECFADLRAPVARVATPDVPMPAAPALQAAVVPEAADVVAAVRRTVRP